Proteins from a genomic interval of Staphylococcus debuckii:
- the yjbH gene encoding protease adaptor protein YjbH has translation MSEELKLICNNRQDDTNLSPVSKIEIYSFFDPFDEDCFKLSAILSKLRVEYKQYIRIRHILNPSLRILTKCQAQSSSENDNIALAYKAAELQGRSRAERFIHLMQNEIIPKRDIITEEMIKTAAKNAGLEYEVFKEDLKSGKLKDSLKVDLHIAREMEIDQAPSLVFFNEDVTEEGLKVEGLYPYHIYTYIINELMGTPIEKELPPKLETYIKEQQFVTFEELLTIYEWPEKMLLKELKKLALQQKIEKLSNPEGDFWKAK, from the coding sequence ATGTCTGAAGAATTAAAGTTAATATGTAACAATAGACAAGATGATACCAATCTTTCACCTGTGAGTAAAATTGAAATTTATTCTTTCTTCGATCCCTTTGATGAAGATTGCTTTAAACTTTCAGCAATCTTGTCAAAATTAAGGGTTGAATATAAACAATATATCCGTATTCGTCATATTTTAAACCCATCTTTGCGGATTTTAACAAAATGTCAAGCACAAAGCAGTTCAGAAAATGATAATATCGCTTTGGCATATAAAGCAGCAGAATTACAAGGCCGTTCTCGTGCAGAACGTTTCATTCATCTCATGCAGAATGAAATTATTCCCAAGCGAGACATCATTACTGAAGAAATGATTAAGACTGCGGCTAAGAATGCAGGATTAGAATATGAAGTTTTCAAGGAAGACTTGAAGAGCGGCAAACTCAAAGACAGTTTGAAAGTTGATTTGCATATTGCGCGTGAAATGGAAATTGATCAAGCACCTTCCCTTGTGTTCTTTAACGAAGACGTGACTGAAGAAGGCTTAAAAGTTGAGGGATTGTATCCATATCACATTTATACTTATATTATTAATGAGTTAATGGGAACCCCTATCGAAAAAGAATTACCGCCTAAACTCGAGACTTATATCAAAGAGCAGCAATTTGTTACATTTGAAGAGTTATTAACGATATATGAATGGCCAGAAAAGATGTTATTAAAAGAGTTGAAGAAATTAGCACTGCAACAGAAAATAGAAAAGCTCAGCAATCCGGAAGGAGACTTTTGGAAAGCGAAATAA
- a CDS encoding truncated hemoglobin, whose translation MAPNPYEVIGKERLYSMIDYFYSLVEKDERINYLFPGDFAETSRKQKQFLTQFLGGPALYTEEHGHPMLKMRHMEFRITSFERDAWLENMNKAIQHAELPAGVGEYLYERLRMTAHHMVNSEN comes from the coding sequence ATGGCTCCAAATCCATATGAAGTCATAGGTAAAGAGCGATTATATAGTATGATAGATTACTTTTATTCTCTTGTTGAAAAAGATGAAAGAATAAATTATCTCTTTCCCGGTGACTTTGCTGAAACAAGTCGCAAGCAAAAACAATTTTTAACACAGTTTTTAGGCGGACCTGCTTTATACACTGAAGAGCACGGACACCCAATGCTGAAAATGCGACATATGGAATTTAGAATCACATCATTTGAAAGAGACGCCTGGTTAGAAAATATGAATAAAGCGATTCAACATGCAGAGCTCCCTGCAGGTGTTGGTGAATACCTATATGAAAGACTGCGGATGACAGCCCATCATATGGTTAATTCTGAAAATTAA
- a CDS encoding CYTH domain-containing protein encodes MAINQEIEYKQLLSEEEYTALKKAFFNSQQPFTQINFYIDTPDFELAEQLMALRIRQIGKEYEMTLKVPAEVGLTEYNNETHIVPEHGQHIHSNQLPEDIFSVLKDSGIDTEKLHVLGALTTHRMETEIEEGLLVLDHSEYLGIEDYELEFEVENPETGLAKFQSILKEFDIKSYVPKNKVQRFFKAKSK; translated from the coding sequence ATGGCGATTAACCAAGAAATCGAATACAAACAACTCTTATCTGAAGAGGAATATACTGCTTTGAAAAAAGCTTTTTTTAATAGTCAACAGCCATTTACACAAATTAATTTTTATATTGATACACCGGACTTTGAATTAGCTGAACAATTAATGGCATTACGCATTCGTCAAATCGGCAAAGAATATGAAATGACCTTAAAAGTACCCGCAGAAGTCGGATTGACTGAATATAATAATGAAACGCACATTGTACCTGAGCATGGACAACATATTCATTCAAATCAATTGCCAGAAGATATCTTTTCAGTCTTGAAGGATTCTGGTATTGATACGGAAAAACTGCATGTATTAGGGGCACTGACAACCCATAGAATGGAAACAGAAATCGAAGAAGGACTGCTGGTTCTCGACCATAGCGAATATTTGGGCATTGAAGATTATGAATTAGAATTTGAAGTTGAAAATCCTGAAACTGGTTTGGCAAAATTCCAAAGTATTTTAAAAGAATTCGATATTAAATCTTATGTACCAAAAAATAAAGTTCAACGTTTTTTCAAAGCTAAAAGTAAATAA
- a CDS encoding GTP pyrophosphokinase gives MNQWDRFLTPYRQAVDELKIKLKGLRKIYDLEQDASPIEFVTGRVKPLTSIIEKATERGIPFDRLHEEMYDIAGLRIMCQFVDDIEIVVNLLRQRKDFKVIEERDYINNTKESGYRSYHVIIEYPIETLDGQSKILAEIQIRTLAMNFWATIEHTLRYKYDGDYPPEIQKRLENAAEAAFSLDEEMSEIKDEIQEAQRYYSKKRAKKHNQE, from the coding sequence ATGAATCAATGGGATCGATTTTTAACCCCTTATAGACAAGCAGTGGATGAATTAAAGATAAAATTAAAGGGCTTGCGCAAAATATACGATTTGGAACAAGATGCATCACCGATTGAATTTGTGACAGGTCGTGTCAAACCTTTGACGAGCATTATTGAAAAAGCCACAGAAAGAGGCATTCCATTTGATCGCTTGCATGAAGAAATGTACGATATTGCAGGTTTAAGAATCATGTGCCAATTTGTGGATGACATTGAAATTGTCGTTAATTTATTACGCCAAAGAAAAGATTTTAAAGTTATCGAAGAAAGAGATTACATCAATAACACGAAAGAGAGCGGTTATCGTTCTTATCATGTAATCATAGAATATCCAATTGAAACATTGGATGGACAAAGTAAAATTTTAGCGGAGATACAAATACGTACTTTGGCCATGAATTTCTGGGCAACGATTGAACATACTTTACGTTATAAATACGATGGGGACTATCCTCCAGAAATTCAAAAGCGTTTAGAAAATGCGGCTGAAGCAGCTTTTTCACTAGATGAAGAAATGTCTGAGATTAAAGATGAAATACAAGAAGCGCAACGTTATTATTCGAAAAAAAGGGCGAAAAAACATAATCAAGAGTGA
- a CDS encoding NAD kinase encodes MRYNIVSKGDHKSNSIKENMETQMQNTEMIKDTETPEIVISVGGDGTLLEAFHKYSYRLAETAFVGVHTGHLGFYADWLPHESDKLIEEIIDGEYDVIKYPLIDITVNYNDEKNPSQHIALNEATMKTEDNTTLVADVSLRGKHFERFRGDGLCISTPSGSTAYNKALGGALIHPSLRAIQLTEIASINNRVFRTVGSPLVLPAHHYCLITPVDQRTIMTSIDHVTTKHHNVKSIEYKVAKEEIRFARFRPFPFWKRVHDSFISDGRDD; translated from the coding sequence ATGCGATATAATATTGTGTCAAAGGGAGATCATAAATCCAACAGCATTAAGGAAAATATGGAAACACAAATGCAGAATACAGAGATGATAAAGGACACGGAAACACCTGAAATCGTAATTTCTGTCGGCGGAGATGGTACTTTACTAGAAGCGTTTCATAAATACAGTTACCGATTAGCAGAAACTGCATTTGTAGGGGTACATACTGGACATTTAGGCTTCTATGCTGATTGGCTGCCGCACGAATCTGATAAATTAATCGAAGAAATTATAGATGGGGAGTACGACGTGATTAAATATCCATTGATTGATATCACGGTAAACTATAATGATGAAAAGAATCCTTCGCAACATATTGCTTTAAATGAGGCAACGATGAAAACTGAGGATAACACCACATTAGTTGCAGATGTGAGTTTAAGAGGGAAGCATTTTGAACGTTTCAGAGGAGATGGTTTATGTATATCGACGCCTTCAGGTTCAACCGCTTATAATAAAGCACTCGGGGGCGCTTTAATTCATCCATCATTACGTGCGATTCAGTTAACGGAGATTGCTTCTATTAATAACCGCGTCTTCCGTACAGTAGGGTCGCCTTTAGTATTGCCGGCGCATCACTATTGTTTGATTACACCGGTAGATCAAAGAACGATTATGACGTCAATCGATCATGTTACAACTAAGCATCATAACGTGAAAAGTATTGAGTATAAAGTTGCGAAAGAAGAAATTCGTTTTGCGCGCTTCAGACCTTTCCCATTCTGGAAACGTGTACATGATTCGTTCATTTCTGATGGACGCGATGACTAA
- a CDS encoding RluA family pseudouridine synthase, which translates to MQFQYTIASPIVLKTFLQENQYSKKMISAIKRDGALLVNEKPVTVRKAMEAGDTLVVKLPDELPSVNLEPFEQPLDILFEDTYFIAVSKGKQQNCAPSREHPHGSLIEQVMGYLASKQSGEASPANPHIVTRLDRNTSGIVLFAKHGHFHHMMSHVAMNKIYHCIAEGRIEEAGNIVAPILRASDSIIKRQVGAAGKYAETSFQPIQIANDFTLCKVQLHTGRTHQIRVHFQYIGHPLLGDDLYDGPHSDITGQALACCNLSFTHPITHECIELKDDAKRTELDNLFQHLIQPTEM; encoded by the coding sequence ATGCAATTTCAATATACTATTGCATCACCCATAGTTTTGAAAACTTTTTTACAAGAAAATCAATATTCCAAGAAGATGATAAGTGCCATTAAACGTGATGGCGCTTTACTTGTGAATGAGAAGCCTGTCACTGTTAGAAAGGCCATGGAAGCAGGAGATACTTTGGTAGTGAAGTTACCGGACGAACTTCCAAGTGTAAATTTGGAACCGTTCGAACAACCTTTAGATATTTTGTTTGAAGATACGTATTTCATTGCTGTATCAAAAGGCAAACAGCAAAATTGCGCACCCTCTCGAGAGCATCCGCACGGCAGCTTAATAGAGCAGGTGATGGGATACTTAGCTTCTAAGCAATCTGGCGAAGCCTCACCAGCAAATCCGCATATTGTGACGCGTTTAGATCGTAATACAAGCGGTATTGTCTTATTTGCTAAACATGGTCATTTTCATCATATGATGTCTCATGTTGCAATGAACAAGATTTACCACTGTATTGCTGAAGGCAGGATAGAAGAAGCGGGCAATATTGTCGCACCTATCTTAAGGGCGTCAGACAGTATTATTAAACGTCAAGTCGGAGCTGCAGGAAAATACGCAGAAACGAGCTTTCAACCTATTCAAATCGCCAATGACTTTACTTTATGCAAGGTACAGCTGCATACAGGGCGCACCCATCAGATACGCGTCCATTTTCAATATATCGGCCATCCGCTTCTAGGCGACGACTTATACGATGGCCCGCATTCTGATATCACCGGCCAGGCTTTAGCCTGCTGTAATCTAAGTTTTACGCATCCCATCACTCATGAATGTATCGAGTTGAAAGATGATGCGAAAAGGACAGAATTAGATAATCTTTTCCAACATTTAATACAACCAACTGAGATGTGA
- the mgtE gene encoding magnesium transporter: MDEKEIYNKSLLDNLLLNNDIDQFREEFLSMHTYEQSEYFEDSDKEIHQKMYHLLSPKEVADFFDQLEIDDDEYEEIFDQMKVSYAAHILEDMSYDNAVDIMNHLSKRKIATLLAIMDKEDAKEIKALMHYEEDTAGGIMTTEYISLKTTTPVKEGLLLVKEQAPDAETIYVIFAVNDDKQLVGVLSLRDLIVAENDDYIEDIMSERVVSVNVADDQEDVAQTMRDYDFIALPVVDYQDHLLGIITIDDILDVMDEEALEDYSGLAGVSDIDSTDDSIVKTATKRLPWLLILTFLGMITATILGSFEDTLEKVALLAAFIPIISGMSGNSGTQSLAVSVRNISTGEIENQSKFKITLREAGAGFLSGLVCAIVLFTIIMVLYQTPLLGLIVGGSLTIAMTVGTIMGSIIPLIMNKLKIDPAVASGPFITTINDIVSMLIYFGLATSFMSYLT, encoded by the coding sequence ATGGACGAGAAAGAAATATATAACAAGTCATTATTAGACAATCTCTTATTAAATAATGACATTGATCAATTCCGAGAAGAATTCTTATCCATGCATACGTATGAACAAAGTGAATATTTTGAAGACAGCGATAAAGAAATTCATCAAAAAATGTATCACTTACTTTCACCAAAAGAAGTGGCAGACTTTTTTGATCAGTTAGAAATTGATGATGATGAATATGAAGAGATATTTGATCAAATGAAAGTCAGTTATGCAGCGCATATCTTAGAAGATATGTCTTACGATAACGCTGTAGATATCATGAATCATCTCTCTAAACGCAAGATTGCAACATTACTTGCGATTATGGACAAAGAAGATGCAAAAGAAATTAAAGCATTGATGCATTATGAAGAAGATACAGCCGGCGGTATCATGACTACGGAGTATATCTCCTTGAAGACGACTACACCAGTCAAAGAAGGGTTATTGCTTGTAAAAGAGCAAGCGCCTGATGCTGAGACGATCTATGTCATCTTTGCAGTCAATGATGATAAACAACTCGTTGGCGTACTTTCACTCAGGGATTTAATTGTTGCAGAAAATGATGATTATATAGAAGATATTATGAGTGAACGTGTGGTCAGCGTAAATGTTGCAGATGACCAAGAAGACGTTGCGCAAACGATGCGTGACTATGATTTCATTGCCTTGCCAGTAGTCGATTATCAAGACCATTTACTGGGTATTATCACAATTGACGATATCTTAGATGTTATGGACGAAGAAGCGTTAGAAGACTACTCGGGTTTAGCCGGGGTTTCGGATATCGATTCCACAGATGACTCTATCGTAAAAACGGCCACTAAACGGCTTCCATGGTTGCTCATCTTGACGTTTTTAGGTATGATTACTGCAACTATCTTGGGCTCGTTCGAAGATACGTTAGAAAAAGTAGCATTATTGGCAGCCTTTATTCCGATTATCAGCGGTATGTCCGGGAACTCAGGAACACAATCACTTGCCGTTTCTGTGCGTAATATCTCAACAGGAGAAATTGAGAATCAGAGTAAGTTTAAAATTACGTTGCGTGAAGCGGGAGCCGGTTTCCTCTCAGGTTTAGTATGTGCCATTGTACTGTTTACGATTATTATGGTGCTCTACCAGACACCACTTCTCGGTCTCATTGTCGGCGGCAGTTTGACAATAGCCATGACAGTCGGTACGATTATGGGCTCAATTATTCCTCTGATAATGAATAAATTGAAAATCGACCCAGCTGTTGCCAGCGGTCCATTTATTACTACTATCAATGACATTGTCAGTATGTTAATTTACTTTGGTTTAGCAACATCATTTATGTCATATCTCACATAA
- a CDS encoding monovalent cation:proton antiporter family protein, which yields MEFVSLVIVVMAAFLTPIIVNRLNINFLPVVVAEILMGLVIGQSGFHLVERDNVLNILSTLGFIFLMFLSGLEIDFNAFKSQPTQNNKKSKNKKKQPSHLQLALLVFGLIMVISIILAYLFKWFGLIDDVLLMVIIISTISLGVVVPTLKEMNIMRTTIGQFILLTAVLADLFTMILLTVYGALNGKGGATLWLISILVIFTVIFYFLGGMFKKAQFLRKLNDGTTQIGVRACFALIILLVALAEGVGAENILGAFLAGVIVSLLGPDEDMVEKLDSFGYGFFIPIFFIMVGVDLNIPSLIKEPSILIIIPILIVAFLISKIIPVFAIRPWFDQKTTISSAFLLTSTLSLVIAAAKIAEQLKTITPEISGILILSAVITCVFVPIVFKKNFPMPEEATRRINVSLIGKNQLTIPIAQNLMSDLYAITLYYRKDLSDQRHLSNDITTVEIADYDEAMLDKLGLFDSDIVVCSTNDDEINYNVATMAKEHGVSRVICRFEEGGETEAELRKEGIEIFSSFLSNKILLTGLIETPNMLNLLSNVETSLYEIQMLNYKFDHIQLRNFPFDGDIIFVRIVRDNESIVPHGDTTLRYGDRLIVTGSKEYVDELKRDLEYYSLGS from the coding sequence ATGGAGTTTGTATCACTCGTAATTGTTGTCATGGCGGCTTTCTTAACCCCGATCATCGTCAACAGACTCAATATTAATTTCTTGCCGGTGGTCGTTGCCGAAATCCTCATGGGACTCGTTATCGGACAATCAGGCTTTCATTTAGTTGAAAGAGACAATGTATTAAATATTTTGTCGACATTAGGATTTATTTTCTTAATGTTCCTCAGCGGTTTAGAAATAGATTTCAATGCTTTCAAGAGCCAACCGACTCAAAATAACAAGAAATCTAAGAATAAGAAGAAACAACCGAGCCATTTACAATTAGCTTTACTCGTTTTCGGTTTAATTATGGTAATATCAATTATCTTGGCTTATTTATTCAAATGGTTCGGCTTAATCGATGATGTATTATTAATGGTGATCATCATTTCTACGATTTCTTTAGGTGTCGTTGTACCGACATTAAAAGAAATGAACATCATGCGTACGACAATCGGCCAATTCATCTTATTAACTGCGGTTCTAGCAGACTTATTCACGATGATACTATTAACCGTTTATGGCGCCTTAAATGGTAAAGGCGGCGCAACATTATGGTTGATCAGTATTTTGGTTATATTTACCGTTATTTTCTATTTCTTGGGCGGTATGTTCAAGAAAGCGCAATTCTTACGCAAATTAAATGACGGGACGACGCAAATTGGAGTACGTGCGTGCTTTGCTTTGATTATTTTATTAGTAGCCTTAGCAGAAGGAGTAGGCGCTGAAAATATTTTAGGTGCATTCTTAGCAGGGGTGATTGTTTCCTTGCTTGGACCTGACGAAGATATGGTAGAGAAACTCGATTCATTCGGTTATGGTTTCTTCATTCCTATCTTCTTTATCATGGTAGGTGTGGATTTAAACATTCCTTCCTTGATAAAAGAACCGTCTATTCTTATCATTATTCCAATATTGATTGTCGCGTTCTTGATTTCAAAAATAATACCTGTATTTGCGATTCGACCTTGGTTCGACCAAAAGACTACAATTTCTTCAGCATTTCTTTTAACATCGACACTGTCCTTGGTAATCGCAGCAGCAAAAATTGCAGAACAATTAAAAACAATCACACCAGAAATTTCAGGTATTTTAATTTTAAGTGCTGTCATTACATGTGTCTTTGTACCGATTGTCTTCAAGAAAAACTTCCCGATGCCGGAAGAAGCGACAAGACGTATTAATGTCAGCTTGATTGGTAAGAACCAATTAACAATCCCGATTGCTCAAAACTTGATGTCAGACTTATATGCCATCACGTTATACTATCGTAAGGATTTGAGCGATCAACGTCACCTTTCAAACGATATTACAACCGTTGAAATCGCTGACTATGACGAAGCAATGTTGGATAAACTGGGACTGTTCGACAGCGACATTGTAGTTTGCTCAACTAATGATGATGAAATTAACTATAATGTAGCGACGATGGCAAAAGAACATGGAGTTAGCCGTGTGATTTGCCGCTTTGAAGAAGGCGGAGAAACAGAAGCCGAGTTGCGTAAAGAAGGCATCGAAATCTTCAGCAGCTTCTTGAGTAACAAAATATTACTTACCGGCCTGATCGAAACACCGAATATGCTGAACCTATTGAGCAATGTGGAAACTTCATTATACGAAATCCAAATGCTCAACTACAAATTCGACCATATCCAATTGCGTAACTTCCCATTCGACGGCGACATCATTTTCGTACGTATTGTGCGAGATAACGAATCCATCGTGCCGCACGGGGATACAACCTTACGTTATGGCGACCGCTTAATCGTCACAGGCTCTAAAGAATACGTAGACGAATTGAAACGCGATTTAGAATACTATTCCTTAGGTTCTTAA